The Myotis daubentonii chromosome 9, mMyoDau2.1, whole genome shotgun sequence genome has a segment encoding these proteins:
- the HPX gene encoding hemopexin, with protein sequence MARALGTLVALGLLGLCWSLAVAHPVTSTSSSGSGAEGGNRNQLASDMLELCSDGWSFDATTLSENGTMLFFKGEYMWTAHHWGRELISEKWKTSSVDAAFRLSQDSVFVIKGDKVWVYPPKEKEEEYPKLLKDEFPGIPSPVDAAVECHRGECNSEGVLFFQGNHTWFLDLATKTVKERDWPAVWNCSSAIRWIGRYFCFRGNQFLRFNPVTGEVLPKYPLDVRDYFMPCPGRGHGHRNRTSHGNGTHHGYKEVHCNPDVVLSALLSDNHGAIYAFSGSNYWRLDSSKDGWHSWPIVHQWPKGPSTVDAAFSWDDKLYLIQGTQIYIFLTKGGYTLVDGYPKRLEKELGSPPGTSLLAVDAAFICPGSSRLHIMAGRQLWWLDMKLGAQATWTELPWPHEKVDGALCMEKSLGPNSCSANGSGLYLIHGPNLYCYSNVEELSAAKALPQPLRTNSLLGCSH encoded by the exons ATGGCTCGTGCACTGGGAACACTAGTTGCCCTGGGGCTGTTGGGCCTGTGCTGGTCTCTGGCCGTTGCCCACCCTGTCACTTC GACTAGTTCCTCTGGGAGTGGAGCTGAAGGTGGGAATAGGAACCAGCTGGCCTCAGACATGCTCG AACTCTGCTCAGATGGCTGGAGCTTTGATGCTACTACTCTGAGTGAAAATGGGACCatgctattttttaaag GGGAGTACATGTGGACAGCTCACCACTGGGGCCGggagttgatttcagagaagtggAAGACCAGCTCCGTGGATGCCGCCTTTCGCCTTAGTCAAGACAGTGTCTTTGTGATCAAG GGGGACAAAGTCTGGGTGTACCCTCctaaggagaaagaggaggaataCCCAAAATTGCTCAAAGATGAGTTTCCTGGAATCCCATCCCCAGTGGACGCAGCTGTGGAATGTCACCGTGGAGAATGCAACAGTGAGGGCGTCCTCTTCTTCCAAG GTAACCACACGTGGTTCTTGGACTTGGCTACAAAAACCGTAAAGGAACGTGACTGGCCAGCTGTTTGGAATTGCTCCTCTGCCATTCGATGGATTGGCCGCTACTTCTGCTTCCGGGGTAACCAATTCCTACGCTTCAACCCTGTCACGGGAGAGGTGCTGCCTAAGTACCCTCTGGATGTCCGAGACTACTTCATGCCCTGCCCTGGCAGAG GCCATGGACACAGGAACAGGACCAGCCATGGAAATGGGACCCACCATGGCTATAAGGAGGTACACTGTAACCCAGATGTAGTCTTGTCTGCACTGCTGTCTGACAACCATGGTGCCATCTATGCCTTCAGTG GGTCCAACTACTGGCGTTTGGACAGCAGCAAGGATGGGTGGCATAGCTGGCCCATTGTCCATCAGTGGCCCAAGGGTCCTTCAACAGTGGATGCTGCCTTTTCCTGGGATGATAAACTCTATCTGATCCAG GGCACTCAGATATATATCTTCCTGACAAAGGGAGGCTATACCCTAGTAGATGGATATCCAAAACGGCTGGAGAAGGAATTAGGGAGCCCTCCTGGGACCAGCCTTTTGGCTGTGGATGCAGCCTTTATCTGTCCTGGGTCTTCTCGACTCCACATCATGGCAG GACGACAGCTGTGGTGGCTGGACATGAAGTTAGGAGCTCAAGCGACATGGACAGAGCTTCCTTGGCCCCATGAGAAGGTTGATGGGGCCCTGTGCATGGAAAAGTCCCTTGGCCCCAATTCATGTTCTGCCAATGGCTCCGGCTTGTACCTCATCCATGGCCCCAATTTGTACTGCTACAGCAATGTGGAGGAACTGAGTGCAGCCAaagcccttccccagcccctgagaACGAacagcctcctgggctgcagtCACTGA
- the TRIM3 gene encoding tripartite motif-containing protein 3: MAKRQDSPGPEVQPMDKQFLVCSICLDRYRCPKVLPCLHTFCERCLQNYIPAQSLTLSCPVCRQTSILPEQGVSALQNNFFISSLMEAMQQAPDGAHDPEDPHPLSAVAGRPLSCPNHEGKTMEFYCEACETAMCGECRAGEHREHGTVLLRDVVEQHKAALQRQLEAVRGRLPQLSAAIALVGGISQQLQERKAEALAQISAAFEDLEQALQQRKQALVNDLEAICGAKQKVLQTQLDTLRQGQEHIGSSCSFAEQALRLGSAPEVLLVRKHMRERLAALAAQAFPEWPHENAQLELVLEVDGLRRSVLNLGALLTTSATAHETVATGEGLRQALVGQTASFTVTTKDKDGRLVRTGSAELRAELTAPDGTRLPVPVVDHKNGTYELVYTARSEGELLLSVLLYGQPVRGSPFRVRALRPGDLPPSSDDVKRRVKSPGGPGSHVRQKAVRRPNSMYSTSGKRKDNPIEDELVFRVGSRGREKGEFTNLQGVSAASSGRIVVADSNNQCIQVFSNEGQFKFRFGVRGRSPGQLQRPTGVAVDTNGDIIVADYDNRWVSIFSPEGKFKTKIGAGRLMGPKGVAVDRNGHIIVVDNKSCCVFTFQPNGKLVGRFGGRGATDRHFAGPHFVAVNNKNEIVVTDFHNHSVKVYSADGEFLFKFGSHGEGNGQFNAPTGVAVDSNGNIIVADWGNSRIQVFDSSGSFLSYINTAAEPLYGPQGLALTSDGHVVVADAGNHCFKAYRYLQ; encoded by the exons ATGGCGAAGAGGCAGGACAGCCCTGGCCCAGAGGTCCAGCCCATGGACAAGCAGTTCCTGGTGTGCAGCATCTGCCTGGATCGGTACCGGTGCCCCAAGGTTCTGCCTTGCCTGCATACCTTCTGTGAgag ATGCCTCCAGAACTATATCCCTGCCCAGAGCCTGACGCTGTCCTGTCCAGTATGTCGACAGACGTCCATCCTCCCTGAGCAGGGCGTCTCTGCACTGCAGAATAACTTCTTCATCAGCAGCCTCATGGAGGCCATGCAGCAGGCACCTGATGGGGCCCACGACCCGgaggacccccaccccctcagtgcAGTGGCTGGccgccccctctcctgccccaacCATGAAGGCAAG ACGATGGAGTTTTACTGTGAGGCCTGTGAGACGGCCATGTGCGGAGAGTGCCGGGCAGGGGAGCACCGGGAGCACGGCACGGTGCTGCTGCGGGACGTGGTGGAGCAGCACAAGGCCGCCCTGCAGCGCCAGCTGGAGGCAGTGCGCGGCCG GCTGCCACAGCTGTCCGCAGCGATTGCCTTAGTGGGAGGCATcagccagcagctgcaggagcgCAAGGCAGAGGCCCTGGCCCAGATCAGCGCAGCCTTCGAGGACTTGGAGCAAGCGCTGCAGCAGCGCAAGCAGGCGCTGGTCAACGACCTGGAGGCCATTTGTGGGGCGAAGCAGAAG gtgCTGCAGACCCAGCTAGACACACTGCGCCAGGGTCAGGAACACAttggcagcagctgcagcttcgCAGAGCAAGCCCTGCGCCTGGGCTCAGCCCCGGAGGTGTTGCTGGTCCGCAAGCACATGCGCGAGCGCCTGGCGGCCTTGGCGGCGCAGGCCTTCCCAGAGTGGCCGCACGAGAACGCGCAGCTGGAACTGGTCCTGGAGGTTGACGGGCTGCGGCGATCGGTGCTCAATCTGGGTGCACTGCTCACAACGAGTGCCACTGCACACGAGACGGTGGCCACGGGCGAAGGCCTGCGCCAGGCGCTGGTGGGCCAGACCGCCTCCTTCACGGTCACTACCAAAGACAAAGATGGGCGGCTGGTGCGCACTGGCAGCGCCGAGCTGCGGGCGGAGCTCACTGCCCCCGACGGCACGCGCCTGCCGGTGCCAGTGGTGGACCACAAGAACGGCACGTATGAGCTGGTCTACACGGCACGCTCCGAGGGCGAGCTGCTCCTCTCCGTGCTGCTCTATGGCCAGCCGGTGCGCGGTAGCCCCTTCCGCGTGCGAGCCCTGCGACCTGGGGACCTACCACCTTCCTCGGACGACGTCAAGCGCCGCGTTAAGTCCCCTGGCGGCCCGGGCAGCCATGTGCGCCAGAAGGCGGTGCGGAGGCCCAACTCCATGTACAGCACCAGCGGCAAACGGAAGGACAACCCCATTGAGGATGAGCTCGTGTTCCGTGTCG GCAGTCGTGGAAGGGAGAAAGGCGAATTTACCAATCTACAGGGTGTGTCCGCAGCTAGCAGTGGCCGCATAGTGGTAGCAGACAGCAACAACCAATGTATTCAG GTTTTCTCCAATGAAGGCCAGTTCAAGTTCCGCTTTGGGGTCCGAGGGCGCTCGCCTGGACAGCTGCAACGACCCACAGGTGTGGCAGTGGACACCAATGGAGACATTATCGTTGCAGACTATGACAACCGTTGGGTCAGCATCTTCTCCCCTGAGGGCAAGTTCAAG ACCAAGATTGGAGCTGGCCGCCTCATGGGCCCCAAGGGGGTGGCTGTAGACCGTAACGGACATATCATTGTGGTCGACAACAAGTCTTGCTGTGTCTTCACCTTCCAACCCAATGGAAAGCTGGTTGGCCGCTTTGGGGGCCGTGGAGCCACTGACCGTCACTTCGCAG GGCCCCATTTTGTGGCTGTGAACAACAAGAATGAGATTGTAGTGACGGATTTCCATAACCATTCAGTAAAG gTATACAGTGCCGATGGAGAGTTCCTCTTCAAGTTCGGCTCCCATGGTGAGGGCAACGGGCAGTTCAACGCTCCCACGGGAGTCGCTGTGGACTCCAATGGGAACATCATCGTGGCTGACTGGGGCAACAGCCGCATCCAG GTATTCGACAGCTCTGGCTCCTTCTTGTCCTACATCAACACGGCTGCAGAGCCACTGTACggcccacagggcctggcactgacCTCGGATGGCCACGTGGTGGTGGCCGATGCTGGCAACCACTGCTTCAAGGCCTATCGCTACCTCCAGTAG